A region from the Mycolicibacterium litorale genome encodes:
- a CDS encoding DUF3097 domain-containing protein, with the protein MTDRYGRDVLARNPHAPKRVRSTEHPVEPGMVVEDAQSGYVGAVVRIEKGTVELEDRHGRVRAFPLGPGFLLEGRPVILTAPVRAPAPAARTASGSVAVTGMRAKVALASRIFVEGRHDAELVEQVWGDDLRIEGVVVEHLGGVDDLAAIVEDFRPGPGRRLGVLVDHLVAGSKESRIAEAVRRGPYGAHTLVVGHPYIDIWQAVKPARLNMTAWPEVPRGVDWKHGVCAALGWPHAGQADIAHAWQRIRGSVRDWTDLEPELIGRVEELIDFVTAPASR; encoded by the coding sequence GTGACCGATCGCTACGGCCGCGACGTGCTGGCCCGCAATCCCCATGCGCCCAAACGCGTGCGCTCCACCGAGCATCCCGTCGAACCGGGCATGGTCGTCGAGGATGCGCAGTCCGGGTACGTCGGCGCGGTGGTGCGCATCGAGAAGGGCACGGTCGAACTGGAGGACCGCCACGGCCGAGTCCGGGCGTTTCCGCTGGGTCCCGGCTTTCTGCTCGAAGGGCGTCCGGTGATCCTCACCGCACCGGTGCGCGCACCGGCACCCGCCGCGCGCACCGCGTCGGGTTCGGTCGCCGTGACCGGGATGCGCGCGAAGGTGGCGCTCGCCAGCCGCATCTTCGTCGAGGGCCGCCATGACGCCGAACTCGTCGAACAGGTCTGGGGCGACGATCTGCGCATCGAGGGTGTGGTGGTCGAACACCTCGGTGGGGTGGACGATCTGGCCGCGATCGTCGAGGACTTCCGCCCGGGACCCGGCCGCAGGCTCGGCGTGCTGGTCGACCACCTGGTGGCCGGATCCAAGGAATCGCGCATCGCCGAGGCGGTCCGGCGTGGCCCGTACGGGGCGCACACGCTGGTGGTCGGGCACCCCTACATCGACATCTGGCAGGCGGTGAAACCCGCCCGGCTGAACATGACGGCGTGGCCGGAGGTGCCGCGCGGGGTGGACTGGAAACACGGGGTGTGCGCGGCACTGGGCTGGCCGCACGCCGGCCAGGCCGACATCGCGCACGCGTGGCAGCGCATCCGCGGCAGCGTGCGCGACTGGACGGACCTGGAACCCGAGCTGATCGGCCGCGTCGAGGAGCTCATCGATTTCGTGACGGCGCCCGCGTCACGGTGA
- a CDS encoding replication-associated recombination protein A — translation MSDSLFDLPGDGPVPLTGPAPGTPASAPLAVRMRPAALDEVVGQQHLLKPNSPLRRLVEGSGAASVILYGPPGTGKTTLASLISHATGRRFEALSALSAGVKEVRAVIEDARRGILGGHQTVLFIDEVHRFSKTQQDALLAAVENRIVLLVAATTENPSFSVVAPLLSRSLILQLQPLTPDNIAEVVRRAVADPRGLGGNIEVSDDAVDMIVQLSAGDARRALTALEVAAESAAATDGRVTVDIVEQSLDKAAVRYDRDGDQHYDVVSAFIKSVRGSDVDAALHYLARMLVAGEDPRFIARRLMILASEDIGMADPTALPTAVAAAQTVQLIGMPEAQLTLAHATVHLATAPKSNAVTTALGAAMSDVRNGKAGQVPAHLRDGHYSGAARLGNAVGYVYSHDHPDGVVTQQYPPDELVGVDYYRPTGRGAEREIGGRLERLRAIIRKRR, via the coding sequence GTGTCCGACTCGCTGTTCGATCTGCCGGGTGACGGACCCGTCCCGCTGACAGGTCCGGCCCCCGGCACACCCGCGTCCGCACCACTGGCGGTGCGCATGCGGCCCGCCGCCCTCGACGAGGTGGTCGGCCAGCAGCACCTGCTGAAACCCAATTCGCCGCTGCGCCGGCTGGTCGAGGGCTCGGGTGCGGCCTCGGTGATCCTCTACGGTCCGCCCGGCACCGGGAAGACCACGCTGGCCTCGCTGATCTCGCATGCGACCGGACGCCGCTTCGAGGCGCTGTCCGCGCTGTCGGCCGGCGTCAAAGAGGTGCGCGCCGTCATCGAAGACGCTCGCCGAGGCATCCTCGGCGGACACCAGACCGTCCTGTTCATCGACGAGGTGCACCGGTTCTCCAAGACCCAGCAGGATGCGCTGCTGGCGGCGGTGGAGAACCGCATCGTGCTGCTGGTGGCGGCGACCACCGAGAACCCGTCGTTCTCCGTGGTCGCGCCGCTGCTCTCGCGGTCGCTGATCCTGCAGCTGCAGCCGCTGACCCCGGACAACATCGCCGAGGTGGTCCGGCGGGCGGTCGCCGATCCCCGCGGGCTCGGCGGCAACATCGAGGTCAGCGACGACGCGGTCGACATGATCGTGCAGTTGTCGGCAGGCGACGCCCGCCGGGCGCTGACGGCGCTGGAGGTCGCCGCCGAGTCCGCCGCGGCCACCGACGGTCGCGTGACGGTCGACATCGTCGAGCAGTCCCTGGACAAGGCCGCCGTGCGCTACGACCGCGACGGCGACCAGCACTACGACGTCGTCAGTGCGTTCATCAAGTCCGTCCGCGGCTCCGACGTCGACGCGGCGCTGCACTACCTGGCCCGCATGCTGGTGGCGGGGGAGGACCCCCGCTTCATCGCGCGCCGGTTGATGATCCTCGCCAGCGAGGACATCGGCATGGCCGATCCGACCGCGCTGCCCACCGCCGTCGCGGCGGCGCAGACGGTGCAGCTGATCGGGATGCCCGAGGCGCAGTTGACGTTGGCGCACGCCACCGTGCACCTCGCCACCGCCCCGAAGTCCAACGCCGTCACCACGGCGCTGGGGGCGGCGATGAGCGACGTCCGCAACGGCAAAGCCGGTCAGGTGCCCGCCCACCTGCGCGACGGTCACTATTCCGGAGCGGCCAGGCTGGGCAACGCCGTCGGCTACGTCTATTCCCACGACCATCCCGACGGCGTTGTGACGCAACAGTATCCGCCCGACGAGCTGGTCGGCGTCGACTACTACCGGCCGACCGGGCGAGGTGCCGAACGCGAGATCGGCGGACGCCTCGAGCGGCTTCGCGCCATCATCCGCAAGCGGCGCTGA
- a CDS encoding ArsR/SmtB family transcription factor, translating to MARGEVEDPLDRAFMALADPVRRAIVARLSRGPATVNELAEPFEITKQAVSRHIAVLEQAGLVTRTRDAQRRPVHLDAAALERLTGWIDRYRLDAERSYRRLDALLAETTDSEQEGRP from the coding sequence ATGGCGCGTGGTGAGGTCGAGGACCCGCTGGATAGAGCGTTCATGGCGCTGGCCGACCCGGTGCGGCGGGCCATCGTCGCGCGACTGTCGCGCGGGCCTGCCACGGTCAACGAGCTCGCCGAACCGTTCGAGATCACCAAGCAGGCGGTGTCGCGGCACATCGCGGTTCTCGAGCAGGCGGGACTGGTCACCCGCACCCGCGACGCGCAGCGCCGCCCGGTGCATCTGGACGCCGCCGCCCTCGAACGGCTGACGGGCTGGATCGACCGGTACCGCCTCGACGCCGAACGCAGCTACCGCCGGCTGGACGCCCTGCTGGCGGAGACGACCGACAGTGAACAGGAAGGACGACCATGA
- a CDS encoding SRPBCC family protein, which yields MNKALDLVAPVDTLAMDYTRDFDAPVAALFRAHAEPDLVRQWLGPCGLEMSIERWDFRTGGGYRYIHSDDSGDYAFNGVFHTVREDLVIQTFEFEGAPDMVNIEFLWFEDLGDGRSRLRGRSICPNTEARDALLSSGMEGGIAEGYDRLDALLPSL from the coding sequence ATGAACAAGGCCCTCGACCTCGTCGCGCCGGTGGACACGCTGGCCATGGACTACACCCGCGACTTCGACGCCCCCGTCGCGGCGCTGTTCCGTGCGCACGCCGAACCTGACCTGGTGCGGCAGTGGCTCGGCCCGTGCGGACTCGAGATGTCCATCGAGCGCTGGGATTTCCGCACCGGAGGCGGCTACCGCTACATCCACTCCGACGACAGCGGCGACTACGCGTTCAACGGCGTCTTCCACACGGTCCGCGAGGACCTGGTGATCCAGACCTTCGAATTCGAGGGCGCGCCGGACATGGTGAACATCGAGTTCCTGTGGTTCGAGGACCTGGGCGACGGGCGTAGCCGGCTGCGCGGCCGGTCGATCTGCCCGAACACCGAAGCGCGCGACGCGCTGCTGTCGTCGGGGATGGAAGGGGGGATTGCCGAGGGCTACGACCGCCTCGACGCACTGTTGCCGTCGCTGTGA